The DNA region CAAAGAGAGATTAATGTTAAGAAATAGTGCTTATGGATCAAGAGAAAACAACAAAAAGGAAAGTCTTGTCTGGGGTTGTGGTTTCAGACAAAATGAAAGACACAATCGTTGTTAAAGTTCAGCGTTTTGTTAAACATCCTAAATTTGGTAAATACGTTAAGATAAACAAGAAGTTTAAAGCCCACGATGCTGGTAATAGTAAAAAAATTGGAGACAAGGTTTCAATTGAAGAATGCCGTCCAATTAGTAAAGACAAGCATTTCAAAGTAATTTAAGTTCTGTCGTTTAAAACCACTGGTTTCAAATCATAGAATCCGAAATTTAAAATTAAAACATGCTTCAACCTCGTTCAATCGTAAATATCACCGACAATTCCGGCGCCAAAATCGGCCGAGTTTTTAAGATTTTAGGTGGTTCTAAAAGAAGATATGCGCAGATTGGAGATGTTTTGGTTTTATCAGTTCAGAAAGCCGAACCAAGAAAGGCGGTCAAGAAAAAGGATGTTTTGAGAGCAGTGGTTGTTAGGCAGAAGAAACCTTATCGACGCTCTGATGGGTCATATGTGCGTTTTGACGATAATGCAGTA from Candidatus Paceibacterota bacterium includes:
- the rpsQ gene encoding 30S ribosomal protein S17, producing the protein MDQEKTTKRKVLSGVVVSDKMKDTIVVKVQRFVKHPKFGKYVKINKKFKAHDAGNSKKIGDKVSIEECRPISKDKHFKVI
- the rplN gene encoding 50S ribosomal protein L14, with translation MLQPRSIVNITDNSGAKIGRVFKILGGSKRRYAQIGDVLVLSVQKAEPRKAVKKKDVLRAVVVRQKKPYRRSDGSYVRFDDNAVVILEKEKNEPIAGRVFGPIPREIGERGFQKIVSLAPEIV